A single region of the Elusimicrobiota bacterium genome encodes:
- the murA gene encoding UDP-N-acetylglucosamine 1-carboxyvinyltransferase translates to MDRFIIDGGAPLRGTIHISGSKNSALPILFATLLTDEPCVLENVPTKLRDIRLTIRVLEAIGKCVDVSGSRVFVHADKPLKTRAPYDLVKQMRASVLVAGPLLARFGWVRVPIPGGCAIGVRPIDIHIKGFEDLGARRVLEQGDLILDSPMRPGRVHFKFPSVGATENLMMAAAALDGTTVILNAAREPEIEDLGGFLTAMGARVSGAGTSAITIRGSRALRGAKHSVIPDRIETGTFMLAAAATQGSLLLAGTESAHLKALIAKMRAAGATVREGRGHIAVSMKGRPKPASIVTAPHPGFPTDLQAPWMAWMSLAQGASRIREAVFENRFMHAAELARMGARIAVSGETAAVQGVEGLSGAPIMASDLRAGAALLVAALAARGRTAVARVYHIDRGYERIEAKLRAVGARIKRVKT, encoded by the coding sequence ATGGACCGCTTCATCATCGACGGCGGCGCGCCCCTGCGCGGCACCATCCATATCAGCGGCTCGAAGAACTCCGCGCTCCCCATCCTGTTCGCCACCTTGCTCACCGACGAGCCCTGCGTCCTGGAGAACGTCCCCACCAAGCTGCGCGACATCCGGCTGACCATCCGGGTGCTCGAGGCCATCGGCAAATGCGTGGATGTCTCCGGCTCCCGCGTCTTCGTCCACGCGGACAAACCCCTCAAGACCCGCGCTCCCTACGACCTGGTCAAGCAGATGCGCGCCTCGGTCCTCGTGGCCGGGCCCCTGCTGGCCCGCTTCGGCTGGGTGCGCGTGCCCATCCCCGGAGGCTGCGCCATCGGCGTTCGGCCCATCGACATCCACATCAAAGGATTCGAAGACCTCGGCGCCCGGCGCGTCCTCGAGCAGGGGGACCTCATCCTCGACTCGCCCATGCGGCCCGGCCGCGTGCATTTCAAATTCCCCAGCGTGGGCGCCACCGAGAACCTGATGATGGCCGCGGCGGCCCTGGACGGGACCACCGTCATCCTCAACGCGGCCCGCGAGCCCGAGATCGAGGACCTCGGCGGTTTCCTCACCGCGATGGGCGCTCGGGTCAGCGGAGCCGGCACCTCCGCCATCACCATCCGCGGCTCCCGGGCCCTGCGCGGGGCCAAGCACAGCGTCATCCCCGACCGCATAGAGACCGGCACCTTCATGCTCGCGGCCGCGGCGACTCAGGGCAGCCTGCTTCTGGCGGGCACGGAGTCCGCCCATCTCAAGGCCCTCATCGCCAAGATGCGCGCGGCCGGGGCCACGGTGCGCGAAGGCCGCGGCCACATCGCCGTCTCCATGAAGGGCCGCCCCAAGCCCGCCTCCATCGTCACCGCTCCGCACCCGGGCTTCCCCACCGACCTCCAGGCCCCCTGGATGGCCTGGATGAGCCTGGCCCAAGGCGCCAGCCGCATCAGGGAGGCGGTCTTCGAGAACCGCTTCATGCACGCGGCCGAGCTCGCCCGCATGGGCGCGCGCATCGCGGTCTCCGGCGAGACCGCCGCGGTCCAAGGCGTGGAGGGGCTCAGCGGAGCCCCCATCATGGCCTCGGACCTGCGCGCCGGCGCGGCTCTCCTGGTCGCCGCTTTGGCCGCGCGGGGCCGTACCGCGGTGGCGCGCGTCTATCACATCGACCGCGGCTACGAGCGCATCGAGGCCAAGCTGCGCGCGGTCGGAGCGCGCATCAAGCGCGTCAAGACATGA
- a CDS encoding bifunctional folylpolyglutamate synthase/dihydrofolate synthase: MTFREALRVLAERQENRILLGLSRVRGVLKRLGNPHKNLPCVHVAGTNGKGSTCAILESVLRAEGKRTGLYLSPHLESVRERIQVGGEMIPERDFARLLGRTLAADTKDELTYFELLTCVAFLHFQGSRVEVAVLETGLGGRLDATNVVPKPLACVISSIDFDHMQWLGRSLARIAAEKAGIIKRGVPVFCPTLPGAALSVVKRTAGALRAPLTVVDRPFLTRSVHWKMNRQVLSDGRRSFALSLLGSRQGGNAALAKAVLDRVSPVSAESWSRGLRRVRLPARFNVLTKHGKTAVVDGAHNPEAMGELARTLKGFRPGRVRWILGLMKDKDKGAVVGRMASMLTDAVATAPPGSRALPAAALADELRRQAPRASVQVEAEAAAAVRGWLCDPAAPRTAVVCGSFYLAAEALRIIGKAPGGGHA; encoded by the coding sequence ATGACATTCCGGGAGGCTCTGCGCGTCCTCGCCGAGCGGCAGGAGAACCGGATACTCCTCGGCCTGTCGCGAGTGCGGGGCGTCTTGAAGCGCCTGGGAAATCCCCATAAGAATCTGCCCTGTGTCCATGTGGCCGGCACCAACGGCAAGGGCTCGACCTGCGCCATCCTGGAGTCCGTCCTGCGCGCCGAAGGAAAGCGCACCGGGCTCTACCTCTCCCCGCACCTGGAGTCCGTACGAGAGCGCATCCAGGTCGGCGGGGAGATGATCCCGGAGCGGGACTTCGCCCGGCTTCTAGGACGGACTCTCGCCGCCGACACGAAAGATGAGCTCACCTATTTCGAGTTGCTGACCTGCGTCGCGTTCCTGCATTTCCAGGGCAGCCGGGTCGAGGTCGCGGTACTGGAGACCGGCCTCGGCGGCAGGCTCGACGCCACCAACGTAGTTCCCAAGCCCCTGGCCTGCGTCATCAGCTCGATAGACTTCGACCACATGCAGTGGCTGGGCCGGAGCTTGGCGCGCATCGCGGCGGAGAAAGCCGGCATCATCAAGCGCGGGGTCCCGGTGTTCTGTCCGACCCTGCCCGGCGCCGCGCTGTCGGTGGTCAAGAGGACCGCCGGGGCTCTGCGGGCCCCCCTGACCGTGGTGGACCGGCCTTTCCTGACCCGTTCGGTCCATTGGAAGATGAACCGGCAGGTCTTGAGCGACGGCCGCAGGAGCTTCGCGCTGTCTTTGCTGGGATCCCGGCAGGGCGGCAACGCGGCCCTGGCCAAAGCGGTCCTCGACCGCGTCAGCCCAGTGAGCGCGGAGTCCTGGAGCCGGGGCCTGCGGCGGGTGCGGCTGCCCGCCCGCTTCAACGTGCTGACCAAGCACGGCAAGACCGCGGTCGTAGACGGGGCGCATAACCCTGAGGCCATGGGCGAGCTCGCGCGCACTTTGAAGGGTTTCCGCCCGGGCCGGGTGCGCTGGATCCTCGGCCTCATGAAGGACAAGGACAAGGGCGCGGTCGTGGGGCGCATGGCGTCCATGCTCACGGACGCGGTCGCCACCGCCCCGCCAGGCTCCCGGGCCCTGCCCGCGGCTGCGCTGGCCGACGAGCTGCGCCGCCAGGCTCCCCGCGCCTCGGTCCAGGTCGAGGCCGAGGCGGCCGCGGCGGTCCGCGGCTGGCTCTGCGACCCGGCCGCGCCGCGGACCGCCGTGGTGTGCGGCTCTTTCTACTTGGCCGCGGAGGCGCTCAGGATCATCGGGAAGGCGCCGGGAGGCGGTCATGCCTAA
- a CDS encoding ROK family protein → MPKLAFGVDVGGTFAKIAAVTPTGKILRMDEIPTDPHSGPADFVERIADLLRGWGRQGLKAEAFGFAVAGDVDHERGRLRLTPNLPGWPGYPFRDAFRRRLRLPTVMENDANAAVWGAYVTELGRRPRSMIGVTLGTGVGGGLVIDGRLLRGATGTAGEIGHTKVASPGEPCRCGSRGCLEAYAGTYGILRLARRLLRARPGRGRLLRDLCPNLKALTPKVLKAAAERGDDLAAEVWERTGIMLGLGLADAVMLVNPEVLILLGGVSRAGDRLLGPVRRVFRGRPFGTALRAVRLRCAANPDGGCVGAALLASEES, encoded by the coding sequence ATGCCTAAGCTCGCTTTCGGCGTGGACGTGGGGGGGACCTTCGCCAAGATCGCGGCCGTGACCCCGACGGGCAAGATCCTGCGCATGGATGAGATCCCGACCGACCCCCATTCCGGGCCGGCCGATTTCGTGGAGCGCATCGCCGACCTGCTACGGGGCTGGGGCCGGCAGGGCCTCAAGGCCGAGGCTTTCGGCTTCGCGGTGGCGGGCGACGTGGATCATGAGCGCGGCCGCCTGCGCCTGACCCCGAACCTTCCCGGCTGGCCGGGCTATCCCTTCCGCGACGCCTTCCGCCGGCGCCTGCGCCTGCCCACGGTCATGGAGAACGACGCCAACGCCGCGGTCTGGGGCGCCTACGTGACCGAGCTCGGGCGCCGGCCGCGCAGCATGATCGGCGTGACCTTGGGCACCGGAGTGGGCGGGGGTCTCGTGATCGACGGCCGCCTCCTGCGCGGAGCCACCGGCACCGCCGGCGAGATCGGCCATACCAAAGTCGCCTCGCCGGGCGAGCCCTGCCGCTGCGGCTCCCGGGGCTGTCTCGAGGCCTACGCCGGCACCTATGGGATCCTGCGCCTGGCGCGCCGGCTCCTGCGCGCCCGGCCGGGCCGGGGCCGCCTGTTGCGGGACCTGTGCCCCAACCTCAAAGCCCTGACCCCGAAGGTGCTCAAGGCTGCGGCCGAACGCGGCGACGACCTTGCGGCCGAGGTCTGGGAGCGGACCGGGATCATGCTGGGCCTGGGCCTGGCCGATGCCGTCATGCTCGTCAATCCCGAGGTCCTCATTCTCCTGGGAGGCGTGTCCCGGGCCGGGGATCGGCTCCTGGGCCCGGTGCGCCGCGTGTTCCGCGGCCGGCCCTTCGGCACGGCCTTGCGCGCGGTCAGGCTGCGCTGCGCGGCCAACCCTGACGGCGGCTGCGTGGGCGCGGCGCTGCTGGCCTCGGAGGAGTCCTGA